The Janthinobacterium tructae genome contains the following window.
CTGATCGCCCTGGGCGACATGCCTGGTGTAGAACCGGCTACAATCGCCGCCTTGTCGCAAGCCATCGGCGATGGCGCGCACATCGCCGTGCCCGTGTTCCAGGGACGGCGCGGCAATCCTGTCGCGTTCAGTAACTTTCACTTGCCGCTGCTGCTGGCGCTCGATGGCGACCAGGGCGCGCGCAGCATCGTCAACAGCCATGCCGTATGCGACGTGACAGTGGACGACAGCGGCATCTTGCGCGATATTGATACACCTGACGATTTGTCGCCGGTGCATGGCGCGCCCGGGCGACTTTAGAACATCCATGCCAGACACGAGAAAAACATGAAAAAAGCTCCAATTAAAAAAAATATCGCCAAGTCGCCCGTCGCCGGCATCATCTACAGCATCGCCGCCTCCGACCTGGCTGGCCACATGTTCAAGGTGACCTTGACGGTCAAGTCGCCGGCCGCCATCGGCCAGGTCTTGTCCTTGCCGGCCTGGATCCCGGGCAGCTACATGATCCGCGAATTTTCGCGCAACATCGTCAGCATCCGCGCCGAGTCCGAGGGCAAGGCCGTGGCGCTGGCCAAGCTCGACAAGCATTCGTGGCAAGCGGCTCCGTGCAAGGGCGCCTTGACGCTCGAATACGACGTTTACGCCTGGGATTTGTCCGTGCGCGCCGCGCACCTGGACCAGAATCACGGCTTCTTCAATGGCACCAGCGTGTTCCTGCGCGTACTGGGCCAGGAAGCCGAGCCGCACGAGGTGCACATCGTGCAGCCGAAGGATGCGGCCTGCAAGACCTGGCGAGTCGCCACCACCCTGCCGGAACTCAAGGCGAAGCGCTATGGTTTCGGCAGCTACCAGGCGGCCAACTACGATGAGCTGATCGACCACCCGGTGGAAATGGGCGACTTCGCGCTGGCCACCTTCAAGGCGCATGGCGTGCCGCACGATATCGTCGTCACGGGCAAGGTGCCGAACCTGGACCTGGACCGTTTGTGCCGCGACCTGAAAGCCATCTGCGAAACGCAGATCGCCTTCTTCGAGCCGAAGACGAAAAAAGCCCCGATGGACCGCTATGTGTTCATGACCATGGCCGTCGGCGATGGTTACGGTGGCCTGGAACACCGTGCCTCGACGGCGCTGATTTGCGCCCGTGCCGACTTGCCGACGACGGCATCAAGCAGCACGGAGATCGGCGAGGGCTACCTGAAATTCCTGGGACTGTGCAGCCACGAGTACTTCCATACCTGGAACGTCAAGCGCATCAAGCCGGCCGCCTTTGCGCCGTACAACCTGCAGGCGGAAAGCTATTCGCCGCTGCTGTGGCTATTCGAAGGCTTCACCAGCTACTACGACGACCTGATGCTGGTGCGCGCGGGCCTGATCGACGAGGCAGCCTATTTCAAATTGCTGGGCAAGACCGTCAACAGTGTGCTGCGCGGCAGTGGCCGCAGCAAGCAAAGCGTGGCCGATTCCAGCTTCGACGCCTGGGGCAAGTACTACCGCCAGGATGAAAACGCGCCGAACGCCATCGTCAGCTATTACACCAAGGGTTCGCTGATCGCGCTGGCCTTCGACCTGACGATCCGCAGCAAGACGCATGGCGAAAAGTCGCTGGACGACGTGATGCAGGTGCTGTGGCAGCGCTATGGCCGCGATTTCTACAAGGGCAAGGGAGAAGGCAAAGGCCGCGGCGTGACGCCGGCCGAAGTCGAAGCCCTGTTCGATGAGGTCTCCGGCACGCGCATGAAGCCGTTCTTCGAGCGCTACATCCGCGGCACGGACGACGTGCCACTGGCGCGCCTGCTGGCGCCGTTCGGCGTGAAATACAGCGACCAGCGCAGGGCGGAAAAGCCCAGCCTTGACGTCACTCTGGGCCGCGACGGCAACGACGCCAGACTGGCGCAGGTACACCAGGGCGGCGCCGCCCATGTGGCTGGCCTGTCGGCGGGCGACGTGCTGGTGGCGGTCGATGGCTTGCGCGTGACGGGCACCAACCTGGACACCTTGCTGGGCCGTTATGCCGTCGGCGCCAGGGTGGCCATCCACGCCTTCCGCCGCGACGAGCTGATGACGTTTGCCACCATATTGCAGGGCGACCGTGTTCCTGGCGTCAGCCTGGCATTGCTGCCCGCGCCAAAGAAAGCCACGGGGCCGAAGCGTCCTAGCGCGGCATGATGCTGATGGTCATGCGTTAAGACAAAGAACCGGCCGTTATGGCCGGTTTTTCATTTCAAGATGCCACTTCTTAAATGCAAGTAATCCACCAATATTGGCGCTGTACCATCATATTTACCGCAAATGAACTAATTTTCCTTTAAGTAAACTAAAATTGCCGAACTCTTTCTTTTAGATCGTGCCCAACGTGCAAACCCTCGATCCACGAACGATTATGTTGATGACGACCCTGATGTGCGGGGCGATGAGCATTGTCATGTTCTCGGTGTATCGCAGTTTCCGGCGCGAGGTACACGGCCTGGGGCATTGGTCGGCCGGTTTGCTGTTGCTGGTGTGCGCATCGCTGCTGTTCGGCACCCGCGAGGTGCTGCCGTCGGCATTGTCCATGATCTCGGCCAATGCTGCGCTGGTGGCCGGCATCGGCCTGTCGATGCTGGGCACGGAGAAATTCTTTGGCCTGGCGACGAGTCGCCGCGCCTATCTGCTGATACTTGCCCTGGCCATCGCTGGCAATAGCTGGTGGCTGCTGGTGCACCCCGACTTCTCGGCGCGCGTGACGGTCTTCTCCCTGCTGGTCTTCCTGTTTTATGCGCGCCAGGTGCAGCTGGTATGGTGCTACGGCGAGCGCCATTTTTCGAGTTTTTTCTTTGGTGCGCTGATGCTGCTGCAAGCTGTCGTGGTGCTGGCGCGCGGCGTGTCGGCATTGCTGCATGGCGGCGCCAGCGTCAACCTGGCGGTGACCGGCACGCCGGCCGGCATCTATCTGGCGGTCGCCAATTTCATGGCGCTGCTGCTGACGGTGGGCTTCATGACGGTGGCGACGCGCCGCCTGCAGCAGATACTGGAGCGCCGCTCGACCCACGATCCGCTGACGCAGGTGCTGAACCGGCGCGGCTTTGGCGACGCCTATGCGCGCGAGATAGGTAATCTGCGCCGCCGCCGTTTGCCGTTGACACTGCTCAGCATCGACCTCGATTACTTCAAATCGATCAATGACCGCTACGGTCACGCGGTGGGAGACCAGGTGCTGGCACATGTGGCCACCGTGATCAAAGGCGCCTTGCGCGAATCGGATTGCGTGGCGCGTTTCGGCGGCGAGGAGTTCGTCGTGCTGATGCCGGATATGCCTGTACATAATGCCTTGGGCGTGGCCGAACGCATACGCGCCTTGCTGCGCGAGTCCAGTCATGCAGGACTGCCTTCGTGTACCGTCAGCATAGGCGTCGCTTGCCAGGCCTCGGTGGTGGAGGGGCTGGAAGAATTGCTGTCGCGCGCTGATGCTGCCCTGTACCTGGCCAAGAAGCGGGGACGCGACCGCATCGAGCTCGATGCCGCCGCGCTTACTGCGGACCGGACAATGTGCGCAGCTGGAATCGGTACTGTTCGTTGAACAGGAAGGTTTCGGAAAAATCGAAGGTTTTGGCGTGGCGGCGCATCAGGTGTGCCGCTGGCGGGAAGAGTTCTTGTACGCGCCGCACGGCGGCCAGCGCCGCAGCCGAGGCTTCGCTGTCGCGTGAGCGGTGTACCTGCACGCTTTTCAGCTCGCCGTCGGGGCCCACGCGCAGGTCGAGCACGACGATGGCCGGCAACATGGGCGGCAGGCGCCCGCTGAACGTATATGCGCCGTTGGCTGCCATGATCTGCTGCGCCACCAGCGACTTGTAGGCGTCGATGCTGGCGGCAAGCTGTATCGCGGCCGGCGTGCGAGGTGGCGTAGCTGCGGGCGTGCGCGCCCCTGGCGGGGCTGCAGTCTGGCAAGCCGACAGCAGGCTGGCGGCGGCAAGGACGATCATCGCGTGTCTCATGCCTGCCAGCCTACCATGGTTTAACTGAACAGGCGTTCCAGTTCCACGCCGGGGTCGGGTGCGCGCATGAACGCTTCACCCACCAGGAAGCTGTGGATGTGTGCATCGCGCATGCGTTGCACGTCGGCTGTGCTGTGGATGCCCGATTCCGTGATGATCAATTTGTCTTGCGGGATGCGCGGCAAGAGATTGATGGTCGTGTCGAGCGAGGTCTCGAAGGTGCGCAGGTTGCGGTTGTTGATGCCGATCAGCGCGCTCTTGAGCTTGAGTGCCGCGTCGAGTTCTTCGCCATCGTGGCTCTCGATCAGCACGCCCATGCCCAGTTCGTGGGCACACGCTTCCATTTCGGCCATCAGACCGTGGTCGAGCGCGGCGACGATCAGCAGGATGCAGTCGGCGCCCATGGCGCGTGCTTCATAGATCTGGTACATGTCGACCATGAAGTCCTTGCGCAGCACGGGAATGGCGCA
Protein-coding sequences here:
- the trpC gene encoding indole-3-glycerol phosphate synthase TrpC — translated: MSDILDKILAVKADEVAKAKAHRSLASLRGDVESDSALRADLRGFEASLRQHIAAGKPGIIAEVKKASPSKGVIRADFRPADIAASYAAHGAACLSVLTDEQFFQGCVDYLQQARAACAIPVLRKDFMVDMYQIYEARAMGADCILLIVAALDHGLMAEMEACAHELGMGVLIESHDGEELDAALKLKSALIGINNRNLRTFETSLDTTINLLPRIPQDKLIITESGIHSTADVQRMRDAHIHSFLVGEAFMRAPDPGVELERLFS
- a CDS encoding GGDEF domain-containing protein is translated as MLMTTLMCGAMSIVMFSVYRSFRREVHGLGHWSAGLLLLVCASLLFGTREVLPSALSMISANAALVAGIGLSMLGTEKFFGLATSRRAYLLILALAIAGNSWWLLVHPDFSARVTVFSLLVFLFYARQVQLVWCYGERHFSSFFFGALMLLQAVVVLARGVSALLHGGASVNLAVTGTPAGIYLAVANFMALLLTVGFMTVATRRLQQILERRSTHDPLTQVLNRRGFGDAYAREIGNLRRRRLPLTLLSIDLDYFKSINDRYGHAVGDQVLAHVATVIKGALRESDCVARFGGEEFVVLMPDMPVHNALGVAERIRALLRESSHAGLPSCTVSIGVACQASVVEGLEELLSRADAALYLAKKRGRDRIELDAAALTADRTMCAAGIGTVR
- a CDS encoding M61 family metallopeptidase; amino-acid sequence: MKKAPIKKNIAKSPVAGIIYSIAASDLAGHMFKVTLTVKSPAAIGQVLSLPAWIPGSYMIREFSRNIVSIRAESEGKAVALAKLDKHSWQAAPCKGALTLEYDVYAWDLSVRAAHLDQNHGFFNGTSVFLRVLGQEAEPHEVHIVQPKDAACKTWRVATTLPELKAKRYGFGSYQAANYDELIDHPVEMGDFALATFKAHGVPHDIVVTGKVPNLDLDRLCRDLKAICETQIAFFEPKTKKAPMDRYVFMTMAVGDGYGGLEHRASTALICARADLPTTASSSTEIGEGYLKFLGLCSHEYFHTWNVKRIKPAAFAPYNLQAESYSPLLWLFEGFTSYYDDLMLVRAGLIDEAAYFKLLGKTVNSVLRGSGRSKQSVADSSFDAWGKYYRQDENAPNAIVSYYTKGSLIALAFDLTIRSKTHGEKSLDDVMQVLWQRYGRDFYKGKGEGKGRGVTPAEVEALFDEVSGTRMKPFFERYIRGTDDVPLARLLAPFGVKYSDQRRAEKPSLDVTLGRDGNDARLAQVHQGGAAHVAGLSAGDVLVAVDGLRVTGTNLDTLLGRYAVGARVAIHAFRRDELMTFATILQGDRVPGVSLALLPAPKKATGPKRPSAA